GAACGACGTGCTCGTCGACGTCGAGGCCGTCGCGCTCGACCCGGTCGACACCCTCGTGCGCTCCGGCCGCTACCCCACGGCCGTGCCGCTGCCGCTCGTGCTCGGCCGGGATCTCGTGGGCCGCGTCGCGTCCGCCCCGGCGCACACCCCCTTCCGGGCGGGCCAGTGGGTGTGGGCGAACAGCATCGGCCACGACGGCCTCCAGGGGGCCTTCGCCGACCGGGCCGTGGTTCCCGCCGAGCGGTGCTATCCGCTTGCGGACGGCACCGACCCGGCCCGGGCGGTCGCGCTCGCCCATCCGGGGAGCACCGCCGCGCTCGGCTGGTTCTCCCACGGCGGGCTGCGCGCCGGGCAGACCGTACTCGTGGGCGGGGGCGGCGGGAACGTCGGCACGGCCGCGGTGGTGCTCGCCGCCGGGGCGGGGGCGCGGATCGTCGCTACCGCCTCCCCGCGGGATGCCGGCCGGGTACTCGCGGCCGGTGCCGACGTGGTGCTCGACCACCATGAGCCCGACCTGGGGGCCCGGATCGCCGGGGTGGTGCCGAGCGGGGTCGACATCGCCTGGGACACCTCGGGCCGGATGGACTATGGAACCCTCGCGGACGTGACCGCCCCCGGGGGCCGCATCCTCGTCTCGGCGGCCGGGCCGGAGCCCGCGCCCGTGCCGTGGGCCCGGATCTACACCCGGGACATCGACGTGGTCGGGTTCGTGCACTCCCGCGCCCGGGTGGATCAGCTCGCCCGCGCCGCCGCCCGGCTCAATGCGGGTCTGACCGCCGGAACGCTGACGGCCGACGTCACCGAGGTGCTGCCGCTGTCCGAGGTCGCCGATGCCCACCGGCGCATGGAGGCGGGGCAGGTGCGCGGGCGGATCGTGCTCCGGCCGGGGCAATAGGCCTCATTCGATGTACTCGAACCGACAGCGTGGCCCGTGCGCGGTCGTCATCCGATGATCCCCGGTGATGAGCGGAGCTCCGGGCAGTCGGGCCCGGCGTGGCACCATGGCGGGATGAATCACGATGCGCCGGCGGCGTGCTGCGCCCCGGGCCGACCA
The window above is part of the Pseudactinotalea sp. HY158 genome. Proteins encoded here:
- a CDS encoding zinc-binding dehydrogenase; its protein translation is MPATIEVTAAYVSELGPVENIRHGPLEVAAPGGNDVLVDVEAVALDPVDTLVRSGRYPTAVPLPLVLGRDLVGRVASAPAHTPFRAGQWVWANSIGHDGLQGAFADRAVVPAERCYPLADGTDPARAVALAHPGSTAALGWFSHGGLRAGQTVLVGGGGGNVGTAAVVLAAGAGARIVATASPRDAGRVLAAGADVVLDHHEPDLGARIAGVVPSGVDIAWDTSGRMDYGTLADVTAPGGRILVSAAGPEPAPVPWARIYTRDIDVVGFVHSRARVDQLARAAARLNAGLTAGTLTADVTEVLPLSEVADAHRRMEAGQVRGRIVLRPGQ